The Mercenaria mercenaria strain notata chromosome 6, MADL_Memer_1, whole genome shotgun sequence genome contains the following window.
agtggctcagagaaaaaaaatcccaGTGTAACCCCTGATGACTTCTCCAGTCCAATATTTAGTTATTTACCCAGAGAAATAGGAATATTCCACAAAATTTTAAGTATGCTGTGAAAATGAACACAATTCATGCTTTTCAAATGATTGTTCTGAAACATCTTTGGTTGATTGAACCTGCAATGTcatcgaaataaaaatattgatgaaatgtcCGATGAGTTAAATTACATGTAGGATACCTGGTAGATCTTATTTAGAGACTGGTAACAGTGTCATTATGATGGAAAATGACAGATTGTTTGATATTATGCCATTTTCCAGCAGAGTTTCAGTTATGTATTGTTGTTATAttgattgaaaaaataatttactcAGTGTTTCTGGATTCCTTAACAAGTACGTAGCAATTTATTTAAATCCCAAATAACTGAAAACTTTCTAATGTGAATCATGGACGGAAACGAAAGACTTCAGACTGCATTTTCTTCTGTCAGAAAATTGTCATGAAAAGCATAAATTTACAACCTCAGCTATAttaagtatatggagagctatcctacttgcccccgGCATTCACATTAGCATCCTTGTCTGCTTCCACACCATGGTTAAAGGTTTGACGCATTTTCAttttatctctgttactatttgATGGATgtgctttaaagttaaaataattattccttcCTCAGCATCAGCCACATCATATggtacaagggtcataactcttgcaccaattttttacttagaatttcgagaaagttttgatgcactttcactctatgtTCATTATTACTCTATGGATgttattcaaacataaaatagttgtttcacatcattgCTTACACCATGTGACACAAGTTCCATagctctggcaccaatttttcatgaattatgcccccttttcacttagaattttatgttaaatttgatCATTTTTCACTCTATGTCTTCCATtaccaaatttatacatttgaCTGGGACTTACAAGTACATTATTCTTGTACTCGCACTTCCAAGATCAGCAAGTAGGAGCTCTATATTATTGTGAAGTTACTTTAAAAACTTCTATTATCTTATTCATTACTCAATTTACTGTGATATTTCAGATTGCTCTTGGTGTTATATACATGCTTCAGTTTGATCCAGCAAATGCTTTGGGTTTCTTCGCTATGGCTTGCTCTCCCGGTGGTTCCGCTAGCAATGCATATTCATATCTTTTAGCTGGTGATGTCTCGCTCAGTGTGACCATGACACTCTGCAGTGTTCTTCTTTCTCTTGGtaattataattgttttatcataattatgttaacagtAAATAGTTGAAATACTAGAGTGACATAAATTCAGTCTATTCACATTTGAAGAAGATCAATTTACAAGAtacatttttgtaccccccgacaacaaagttgtaagggggggtatactggtttcaggttgtctgtctgtctgtctgtccgtctgtctgtctgtctgtccgtctgtccgtagacgcaatcttgtgcgcaccatctctccttatccccttgacacaatttaatgaaacttcacacaagtgatcagtaccaacagtagttgtgcatggggcattttaggttcttttagaaaaaaaatttgcagagttatggaactttgtttttttgttactatactatatacatagacacagtcttgtgcgcaccatctctcctcatccccttgacacaatttaatgaaacttcacacaagtgatcagtaccaacagtagttgtgcatggggcatgttaggttcttttagaaaaaaaatttgcagagttatgggactttgtttttttgttactatactatatacattgacacaatcttgtgcgcaccatctctcctcatccccttgacaaaatttaatgaaacttcacacaagtgatcagtaacaacagtagttgtgcatggggcatgttagattatttcagaaaaaaaatttgcagagttatgggactttgttttttttgttactatactatatacatagacacaatcttgtgcgcaccatctctcctcatccccttgacacaatttaatgaaacttcacacaagtgatcagtaacaacagtagttgtgcatggggcatgttaggttctttcagcgacaaaaattgcagagttatgagactttgtttcttgttaacatactatgtacatacagtctgcatatgcaatcttgtgcgtgcctaatctaccaaacccttgcacacaatttaatgaaacttcacacaagtgatcagtaccaaccctagttgtgcatggtgcatgttacattcttttagataaatattctgcatagttatgggactttgttttttgttactatactgtatacatacagtctatatacatacagtccacataattatgcaatcttgtgtgcgtcaaattgcaatgtactgtgtcagtgcatgcggggggtacattcatcacctttagtgatagctctagttttcagtGGTTTTGAACCGCAGCATGGGTAAAAACTGACTGAAAAAGAATACAATATGAgattaaaagaaattttgttttacatgtaaaagcaAACTATCTTTCACATGTTAACACAAGATTTTACATGGCTATGCTGCTCTTGACAAAATTGCATCTTGTATTCTTTcattgaaagatatttttatcttactCTGATTTAATAAATATGTCCTTTTTACAATTACTTTCACCGACTAGAAGGTTGTATCAATTTACCTGATGGGTCAGATTCTTTGATCAAGATAGCATTTGTATGAGCTGATACATAAATCATATATTAAAGGTTTCTGTTATTTCTGTTGCAAAATTACATTTTAAGGTAGTCAGTCTGATTTTCAGACATATCTTGGGTTTTGTTTCAAACTGCAAGAGTGaatatttatattgatttaaaatattgtattcctgccttatTTAATTACCGTATAGATAGTATGAACATTATAAAGAGACAAGATTGAGAATGAaagagtattttgtgttatagAGTAGAACTTGTCAAAACTTAAAAGTAGCACAAATCAATTTTTTTTGCTGAAACCAGTGGAagtataatgaaataaacaatactaTGGAAGCCACAGAAAATTTATACAGATATTGATTTTGAGTTATAGATATTAAAGTTTCATATTCTGTTTTCCTTATTTCCACAGGAATGATTCCGCTTTGGTTGTTCACTGTTGGAACAAAGGTGCTGTATCAGACAGAAGTCCAGATTCCGTACACAAACATCCTTACCTCCCTTGTGGGCCTTATTGTTCCTGTTGCTATTGGTATGGTCATACAGTGGAAGAAACCAAACTGGGCTAAATACATTGTCATGGGTATCAAACCGCTGATGGTTATTTTCTTCATACTCGTCTTCACTGTCGGCGTTTATTCAAATCTGTACATCTTCACATTGATGCGTAACAAGCCAGAGATTTTATTGGCAGGGGCGCTCGTTCCTTACATTGGCTTTGTGTTTGGAGGTGTGATGGCTATGATAACAAGGCAGAGCTGGAAGCGGGTCCGCACCATTGCAATTGAGACCGGGATACAGAACACAGGTATCGCCATTGTGTTGTTGAAGGTGTCTCTACCTCCACCTGATAATGATATAAGTATCGTTGCTCCGATAGCGGCAGCCATATTTACGCCAGTCCCGATGCTGATAGCTATAATTTGGTATGAGATTTACAAACGATGTTACAAGAAGAACAAGGACGAGATGTACCTAGATGACCATGAAGGAGAAAGTGATGCAGAGGTTGGAAAACAGGGTATAGAAGGAACTTACCACCCGAATGGAGATGGAGAAGACAAGAAGTatatagaaatgaaaatgaaCAATAACAgcaatgaagtttgaaaatggatttgGCAAGCCAGCTTTTCCCATGTCTCAAGTTCAAACTTGGACCTTTATATTGATGGTCTTGTACTGTATCAAGGTGAACTTGAAAAGGACAAAATTCCTGCTTGTTGGTATTACAGATtcacataaaaattaaaatataaacaattctTTCTTTGTACAGTTTTGTTTTATGTTGAGTGCTTTTCTATTAACTCTAGTATTATTTGAtctattttttaagtttaataaaaaaaaaatactgaagaaGGTGTCTTTTGATATCAGCATTACTTTTACTCTCGATAGAAGCTATTTTGTATTGATGTATCAGTGGATAGAAATGGATAACTATAGAGTTACATTTAGCAAGAAAAGGAGAGACCGAAGTTTTAATTTAATGGCTGTAAAATCATGACAGGGTTGTAAGAATTTTgttgcaatattttttgttttggtcTCAGAATGAATAAACTTGAGGGATCACACTTAATGTGAGACTGCCACAttttaaatacagtcaaacctgtgctaaagacCACTCGTGAACAGAGACCTCCGAACTGTAGAGACCTCtaacttcatttatatttttttttgtttaaaattcacAGTTGACCACCTGTTGAATGGACCACTTTGACTCTGCCAAGCAtgatctttaatgcataggtTTGACGGCAGTTCAGAATTGTGTTTGAAGTGTCCACCACTTTATATGAGTTCAACAGTTGTTTTTTATCCTGTATACCAAATTTTTATGTTATGTATCATAATCaaaagttgtaaaaaaaattctcatttatttacattttattacataaacaaCTAAAACTTGGCTTAGTATTTGTATTGACCTGTCATAAAACCTAATTTACTATGAAAATTGTCCAGATCTGTTAAGTAAATCAGTccagaaacttctgttttatctTCAAAACAGctgaatgattttaattttattttgtaactgaATTATTCATTTCTTTTATACCTGTTGAAAACAGctaattgttttgatttttattttgtaactgaATTATATAATACCTTTATACATGTTGAAAGCAACTTAAGTTGCTTACTTCAAGATATGTTTGTGACATCATTTTTTATTCCTTTTCTGGACTACATGTTCAGTGATAAAGGTTGGGATTTATTCATAGAAGTGTTGGTTAAGTGTCGAATGCATCATTCCGCAAAtagaaatatgatataaaatagaAGTGAATTAGtggtattttagatatatgtgtaaaGTTTACTGACTTGGTATTATTTGATAGATCATGTACTTTACTTTCTATTTTGTTactaatgaaatattgatgttcatcttgaggCATGTATTTTTAAGGTATCAAACAATAAGTTTTACATCAATATAaagtatagtagacgcaacttgaccgcgatggttgaccttaggctgattattcatatcggttatttcattatagaaatcaagggtgcttagagtagccgtgtatatttatatggaattagtttgtatacagtgcagtttcaaagtatatatacttacatttgatcaattaaaactttccaatacactaatttatatttacacaaaattatatttcctttttctcgtgcagctcgtgttttacgtacactccttttcaataataggttgtgcctcattatgtattataatgcaaaggtcaaccatcggggtcaagttgcgtctactatattTGCTAATATGATACACATTAGGAGAAATACTGATACCACTTTAAGTAAAGctgggatgaaaaaaaaacacctcacAAATAAATGTTACTGAGGCAGTCCAGTTTGTTTTAGAGGGGTATGTCTCCGAGTCTACATCaggatttcaaatttaaaatggaaagcaattgttattatatatatgtatatcaaaaATGATAAACCAATATTAGGTTGAATAGATATTTTAAATGTTcatgatataaagtatatttttttatcaaattccaATAGCATGACATAACACTTCTGAGatttttctgcatattttatTGACTAGAAGAGTCATTGTAGATACACAGTTGCCAAAACACATGGagtcactttaaaatttatttctatcAAGATTTCAACATAAATCTAGAAGCATTGATATAGTTCAAGCGTTTTGAGGAAACATGTGAAAATACTGTGAAGTCATTTGATTTTGCGGTTTTGGTCGAAACaactatttcatggggatatgaatgtGTGTATTTCacttactaatataaaataaataggaCTTTTATTTGTTGGTTGGGATGAAATAAACCATGAAATCCACTAAAATAAGTCCCCCATGATGATTTCACAATACAGTACTTAGACAATTCTGATGTGGTTTGGAAGTACTGTACTTCACTGCCAGTCGTACACAGAATGTTGAATTTTAATCAGATACCCATATATTATATCTAGTGCTTTTGTATATATAGACGAAGTGAGTGCTCTTGTTTCTGTTCGTCTGACGTTTTTACTGATGGTGTTGTGTACatgacattttgattttaatttgttatagattttatattttacctCGTTTTTTGTGTACGAAAAAACTTTTATGTTTCcctgttttatcaaaaaataaatagCAGTGATTTAGCTGGGCTGGTTAGGAATTTAACAGTTTCAatgatgtttttgtttgaattgtttaaagttttgtctGAGTATATACATTAGGAATTTAAcctggtacatgtatataactggctgttattttatctttcatgtagttaaggtagttctgcacgtttgaaaaaccagaagtgatggcgtaacattatttatctggaaaacgtagaataaagcctggattcggcctACGggaatgaaaatcaatttatgaattaattgaaacctgtgagtaaatttattacaatggcactgttgctatatttctaaagtcaaaaaatGATAGTAAAACATACGGgacgttaaaaattcaaaataatgtgttaaaattagcgtgaaatgtccggttcactttaatcatggtcagatatctcaaaaataagcacacggacctatacattttatttcatcacattatagtccatatgtttattaacaaccATGGGAagcttcatcaaaatctacattgtagaaaaaattctattcgcgaaaatgttatgaaagttatggttttcccatagacttccattatgaaatattgcatgaggtccaaatttttcaaagcagtctagcaaaaaatcaagcacacgaccctatcttttttatttgctgaattttctaggtatattctgaagttttgaaaaatctagAGTTTAATCAacttctacattgtagaaaaattttcgatccaaacgtgcagaactaccttaatgcagTGTAGCAAACTTTCTGTTACAA
Protein-coding sequences here:
- the LOC123548288 gene encoding ileal sodium/bile acid cotransporter-like, with the protein product MACPVKLLVLFILNCLLSLYGTVCANKTNPYYIEVESHQDFPLHVKENEEKSLSFTFRNYQGTVFKILPVLSNPELAEVHMNMTENLNPKETANFTAKVKGTFLGKTFLRMFVNTSQVKEPEKYDEGYSQEPDTYEWYELPEKYEITVSRLESALSHSFTGMVIILVCLANVAMGCKTELSVVKEVLRRPVGPLTGMFSQFILMPLIALGVIYMLQFDPANALGFFAMACSPGGSASNAYSYLLAGDVSLSVTMTLCSVLLSLGMIPLWLFTVGTKVLYQTEVQIPYTNILTSLVGLIVPVAIGMVIQWKKPNWAKYIVMGIKPLMVIFFILVFTVGVYSNLYIFTLMRNKPEILLAGALVPYIGFVFGGVMAMITRQSWKRVRTIAIETGIQNTGIAIVLLKVSLPPPDNDISIVAPIAAAIFTPVPMLIAIIWYEIYKRCYKKNKDEMYLDDHEGESDAEVGKQGIEGTYHPNGDGEDKKYIEMKMNNNSNEV